One Polaribacter sp. SA4-12 genomic window carries:
- the glgB gene encoding 1,4-alpha-glucan branching protein GlgB, producing the protein MAQTKVHSLFTEFDINLFQAGKHYRLYEKFGSHIITVDGVKGTYFAVWAPSAKSVAVIGDFNFWLEGEHHLNVRWDGSGIWEGFIPNIGKGTIYKYKIRSANNDVTTEKADPFARRCEHPPKTASEVWEDDYSWNDKKWMKNRKKNNALDAPYSVYEVHLGSWKKQVEEGRFLSYRELAEDLVNYVEEMNFTHVEFMPIMEYPYDPSWGYQLTGYFAPTSRFGFPDDFKYLVDKFHEKGIGVLLDWVPSHFPSDDHGLGFFDGSHLYEHPDRRKGYHQDWKSLIFNYGRNEIKAFLISNAIFWLDQYHADGLRVDAVASMLFLDYSREEGEWEPNEFGGRENLDAIAFIKEMNAAVYEAFPDVQTIAEESTSFPQVSRPIYDGGLGFGMKWMMGWMHDTLDYFAKESVYRKHHQNELTFSLNYAFTENFMLPLSHDEVVYGKKSIVEKMPGDEWQKFGNLRLMYSLMYTHPGTKLLFQGGEFGQTSEWNFNGSLDWHLLEYDVHKGAQTLVKELNKLYKKEPALHQKQFSAEGFEWIDHGDHENSVMSYVRKGVNEKDNVVIILNLTPVPRENYRIGLPKAGTLKEVFNSDAKKYNGTGNYTNKKLTSSQKEWNGRENSIELNLPPLGMIAYKYK; encoded by the coding sequence ATGGCACAAACAAAAGTACACAGTCTTTTTACAGAATTTGATATCAACCTTTTTCAGGCTGGAAAACATTATCGTCTTTACGAAAAATTCGGATCACATATTATAACAGTAGATGGTGTAAAAGGGACTTATTTTGCCGTTTGGGCTCCAAGTGCAAAATCAGTTGCTGTAATTGGAGATTTTAATTTTTGGTTAGAAGGAGAACATCACTTAAATGTTCGTTGGGACGGAAGTGGTATTTGGGAAGGTTTTATTCCTAATATTGGTAAAGGAACTATTTATAAATATAAAATAAGAAGCGCCAACAACGACGTAACAACAGAAAAAGCAGATCCTTTTGCAAGAAGATGTGAGCATCCTCCAAAAACTGCTTCAGAAGTTTGGGAAGATGATTATTCTTGGAATGATAAAAAGTGGATGAAAAACAGAAAGAAGAATAATGCATTAGATGCACCTTATTCTGTTTATGAAGTTCATTTAGGGTCTTGGAAAAAACAAGTTGAAGAAGGTCGTTTTTTAAGCTATAGAGAATTAGCAGAAGATTTAGTAAATTATGTAGAAGAAATGAATTTTACACATGTAGAATTTATGCCAATCATGGAATACCCTTACGATCCAAGTTGGGGATATCAATTAACAGGATATTTTGCACCTACTTCTCGTTTTGGTTTTCCTGATGACTTTAAATATCTAGTTGATAAGTTTCACGAAAAAGGAATTGGAGTCTTATTAGATTGGGTTCCTTCTCACTTTCCTTCAGATGATCATGGTTTAGGTTTCTTTGATGGATCTCATTTATATGAACATCCAGACAGAAGAAAAGGGTATCATCAAGATTGGAAAAGTTTAATTTTTAACTACGGAAGAAACGAAATAAAAGCATTTTTAATTAGTAATGCTATCTTTTGGTTAGACCAATATCATGCAGATGGATTAAGAGTAGATGCTGTTGCATCGATGTTATTCTTAGATTATTCTAGAGAAGAAGGAGAATGGGAACCAAATGAATTTGGAGGAAGAGAAAATTTAGATGCTATTGCTTTTATTAAAGAAATGAATGCTGCAGTTTATGAAGCATTCCCTGATGTACAAACAATTGCGGAAGAATCAACTTCTTTTCCACAAGTATCTAGACCAATTTATGATGGAGGTTTAGGTTTTGGAATGAAATGGATGATGGGTTGGATGCATGATACTTTAGATTATTTTGCAAAAGAATCTGTTTACAGAAAACATCATCAAAATGAATTAACATTTAGTTTAAATTACGCTTTTACTGAGAACTTTATGCTACCTCTTTCACATGATGAAGTTGTGTATGGCAAAAAGTCTATTGTAGAAAAAATGCCAGGAGATGAATGGCAAAAATTTGGAAACTTAAGATTAATGTATAGTCTTATGTATACACATCCAGGAACTAAATTATTGTTTCAAGGTGGTGAATTTGGGCAAACAAGCGAATGGAACTTTAATGGAAGTTTAGATTGGCATTTATTAGAATATGATGTTCATAAAGGAGCACAAACTTTAGTAAAAGAATTAAACAAACTATACAAAAAAGAACCTGCTTTACATCAAAAACAATTTTCAGCAGAAGGTTTTGAATGGATAGATCATGGAGATCATGAAAACTCTGTAATGTCTTATGTTAGAAAAGGTGTAAATGAAAAAGATAATGTAGTTATCATTTTAAATTTAACACCAGTTCCTAGAGAAAATTACAGAATAGGTTTACCTAAAGCGGGTACTTTAAAAGAGGTTTTTAATAGTGATGCTAAAAAATATAACGGAACAGGTAACTATACAAACAAGAAGTTAACATCAAGCCAAAAAGAATGGAATGGTAGAGAAAATTCTATCGAACTTAATTTACCTCCGTTAGGTATGATTGCGTACAAATACAAATAA
- a CDS encoding glycoside hydrolase family 31 protein: protein MIVNTELEQKGNLFPSEIINYKKDVDTLSFTTKNNVVLQVIVVRDSVIRFRYSTTGKFENDFSYGVTMHASRGYSFLDVTENETHYIITTSKLICKVEKLSLQVSLYDAIDLKLINQDEIGFHWEESYEYGGDIVKMSKACQKSESFYGLGDKPVDVNLKGKRFENWATDSYAFGKNTDPIYKAIPFYTAIQDNKSYGIFFDNTFKTSFDFAHERRNVTSFWAQGGEMNYYFIYGPQMEDVVKNYTDLTGKPHALPPLWALGFHQCKWSYYPEANVKEVTNTFRDLKIPCDAIYLDIDYMDGFRCFTWDKEYFPDPKRMVKELEEDGFKTVVIIDPGIKIDLEYDVFKEGLDKDYFCKRADGPYMKGKVWPGECYFPDYTKPEVREWWSGLFKELIEDIGVKGVWNDMNEPAVMDVPNKSFPDDVRHDYDGNPCSHRKAHNIYGTQMARATYHGLKKYAYPKRPFVITRSAYSGAQRYTSTWMGDNVATWEHLAIANNQAQRMSMSGFSFAGSDIGGFAEQPQGELFARWIQLGIFHAFCRVHSSGDHGDQEPWVFGEEITDIVRKFVELRYQLLPYLYTAFWNYITDGTPILKSLVLYDQEDTATHYRSDEFVYGEQILVCPIQEPNAKGRRMYVPKGKWYNFWTDELVEGGKEMWVDADLESMPIFIKEGAVIPKYPVQQYVGEKKFDDITLDVYYKEGKESSKLYDDAHDGYDYKKGRFSLRTFKVTGKKEELIIQQHKRGDFNADYSKFNIVFHNLPFSITSVQIDNVEISIDNINEGKTQSILIDKEFNELHLLGK from the coding sequence ATGATTGTTAATACAGAGTTAGAACAAAAAGGGAATTTATTTCCTTCAGAAATTATAAATTACAAAAAGGATGTAGATACACTTTCCTTTACAACTAAAAACAATGTTGTTTTACAAGTTATAGTAGTAAGAGACAGTGTTATTCGTTTTAGATATAGCACAACTGGTAAATTTGAAAATGATTTTTCTTACGGAGTTACCATGCATGCAAGTAGAGGTTATAGCTTTTTAGATGTAACAGAAAACGAAACTCATTACATTATTACTACTTCTAAATTAATTTGTAAAGTAGAAAAACTTAGTTTACAAGTAAGTTTATATGATGCTATTGATTTAAAACTGATCAACCAAGACGAAATTGGATTTCACTGGGAAGAAAGTTATGAATATGGTGGAGACATCGTAAAGATGAGTAAAGCTTGCCAAAAATCAGAAAGTTTTTATGGTTTAGGAGATAAGCCTGTAGATGTAAATTTAAAAGGAAAGCGTTTTGAAAACTGGGCAACAGATTCTTATGCTTTTGGTAAAAATACAGATCCTATTTATAAAGCGATTCCATTTTATACAGCGATACAAGACAATAAATCGTACGGTATATTTTTTGATAATACATTTAAAACTTCTTTCGATTTTGCACATGAAAGAAGAAATGTAACAAGTTTTTGGGCACAAGGTGGAGAAATGAATTATTATTTCATTTACGGTCCACAAATGGAAGATGTAGTTAAAAATTACACAGATTTAACTGGTAAGCCTCATGCTTTACCTCCATTATGGGCTTTAGGATTTCACCAATGTAAATGGTCGTATTACCCAGAAGCGAATGTAAAAGAAGTTACTAATACATTTAGAGATTTAAAAATTCCTTGTGATGCTATTTATTTAGATATTGATTACATGGATGGATTCCGTTGTTTTACTTGGGATAAAGAATATTTTCCTGATCCAAAAAGAATGGTAAAAGAATTAGAAGAAGATGGTTTTAAAACCGTTGTAATTATAGATCCGGGAATTAAAATAGATTTAGAATATGATGTTTTTAAAGAAGGATTAGATAAAGACTATTTCTGTAAACGTGCAGATGGACCTTATATGAAAGGAAAGGTTTGGCCTGGTGAATGTTATTTTCCAGATTACACAAAACCAGAAGTTAGAGAATGGTGGTCTGGTTTATTCAAAGAATTAATAGAAGATATTGGTGTAAAAGGTGTTTGGAATGATATGAATGAACCTGCTGTAATGGACGTTCCTAACAAATCTTTCCCAGATGATGTTCGTCATGATTATGATGGAAACCCTTGTTCTCATAGAAAAGCACATAATATTTACGGAACTCAAATGGCACGTGCAACGTACCATGGTTTAAAGAAATACGCATATCCAAAAAGACCTTTTGTAATTACAAGATCTGCTTATTCTGGAGCACAACGTTATACATCTACATGGATGGGAGATAACGTTGCAACTTGGGAACATTTAGCTATTGCAAACAACCAAGCTCAAAGAATGTCTATGTCAGGTTTTTCTTTTGCAGGATCTGATATTGGTGGTTTTGCAGAACAACCACAAGGAGAATTATTTGCTCGTTGGATTCAATTAGGAATCTTCCATGCATTTTGTAGAGTACATTCATCTGGAGATCATGGAGATCAAGAACCTTGGGTTTTTGGTGAAGAAATTACAGATATTGTAAGAAAATTCGTTGAACTTAGATATCAATTATTACCATACTTATATACAGCTTTTTGGAATTATATAACTGACGGAACACCAATCTTAAAATCGTTAGTTTTATATGATCAAGAAGATACAGCAACACATTATAGAAGTGATGAGTTTGTTTATGGAGAACAAATTTTAGTTTGTCCTATACAAGAACCAAATGCAAAAGGGAGACGTATGTACGTTCCTAAAGGTAAATGGTATAATTTCTGGACAGACGAATTAGTTGAAGGAGGAAAAGAAATGTGGGTAGATGCAGATTTAGAAAGTATGCCAATCTTTATTAAAGAAGGAGCAGTTATTCCTAAATATCCAGTACAGCAATATGTTGGTGAAAAGAAATTTGATGATATTACTTTAGATGTTTACTATAAAGAGGGTAAAGAATCTTCAAAATTATATGATGATGCTCATGATGGCTATGATTATAAAAAAGGAAGATTTAGTTTACGTACTTTTAAAGTAACAGGTAAAAAAGAGGAATTAATTATACAACAACACAAGCGTGGAGATTTTAACGCAGATTACAGCAAGTTTAATATTGTATTCCATAATTTACCTTTCTCAATTACTTCTGTTCAAATAGATAATGTAGAAATATCAATAGACAATATTAACGAAGGTAAAACACAATCTATACTTATAGATAAAGAGTTTAATGAGTTACATTTATTAGGAAAATAA
- the prfA gene encoding peptide chain release factor 1 — protein sequence MLDKLRIVKQRYDEVSDLIIQPEIIMDQKRYAQLMKEYKDLGDVVKKGEEYQTLTNNIVEAKEILADGSDAEMNEMAKMEIDEANTRIPQLEDEIKVLLIPKDPEDSKNAVVELRAGAGGDEASIFAGDLFRMYTKYCEGRGWKVSTVDYSEGTNGGFKEIQFEVTGNDVYGILKFEAGVHRVQRVPQTETQGRVHTSAATCMVFPEAEEFDVVINPKDVRIDFFCSSGPGGQSVNTTYSAVRLTHIPSGLVAQCQDQKSQHKNKEKAFKVLRSRLYDMELAKKNAEDALKRGSMVSSGDRSAKIRTYNYAQGRVTDHRIGLSLYDLPNILNGDIQKIIDELMLAENTQKLKGLADGI from the coding sequence ATGTTAGATAAATTAAGAATTGTAAAGCAACGTTATGATGAGGTTTCTGATTTAATTATTCAGCCAGAAATCATTATGGATCAGAAGCGTTATGCGCAATTGATGAAAGAATATAAAGATTTAGGAGATGTTGTTAAAAAAGGGGAGGAATATCAAACTTTAACAAACAATATCGTTGAAGCAAAAGAAATTCTTGCTGATGGTTCTGATGCAGAGATGAACGAGATGGCAAAAATGGAAATTGATGAAGCTAACACTCGAATTCCTCAATTAGAAGACGAAATAAAAGTACTATTAATACCTAAAGATCCAGAAGATTCTAAGAATGCTGTTGTAGAATTACGTGCTGGAGCTGGAGGAGATGAAGCAAGTATTTTTGCTGGAGATTTATTTAGAATGTACACAAAATATTGTGAAGGTAGAGGTTGGAAAGTTTCTACTGTAGATTATTCTGAAGGAACAAATGGTGGTTTTAAAGAAATTCAATTTGAAGTTACTGGTAATGATGTTTATGGAATTTTAAAGTTTGAAGCTGGTGTGCATCGTGTACAAAGAGTTCCTCAAACAGAAACTCAAGGTCGTGTGCATACTTCTGCAGCAACTTGTATGGTTTTTCCTGAAGCAGAAGAGTTTGATGTAGTGATTAATCCAAAAGATGTAAGAATCGATTTTTTCTGTTCTTCTGGTCCTGGAGGTCAATCTGTAAATACTACTTACTCAGCTGTTCGTTTAACACATATTCCTTCTGGTTTAGTAGCACAATGTCAAGATCAAAAGTCTCAGCATAAAAATAAAGAGAAAGCATTTAAAGTTTTACGTTCTCGTTTATATGATATGGAATTAGCAAAGAAGAATGCAGAAGACGCTTTAAAACGTGGTTCTATGGTTTCTTCAGGTGATAGAAGTGCTAAGATTAGAACTTATAATTATGCACAAGGAAGAGTTACAGATCATAGAATTGGTTTATCATTATACGATTTACCTAATATTCTAAATGGTGATATTCAGAAAATAATTGATGAATTAATGTTAGCAGAAAATACTCAAAAATTAAAAGGATTAGCAGACGGAATATAG
- a CDS encoding ArsR/SmtB family transcription factor, which yields MKRNLEPIEYKEDTETLAMFAKALAHPTRIAILKHLENQSCCFTGDLVEVFPLAQSTISQHLKELKNAGLIQGELKPPKIKYCINQENWKIAKKLFQQFFD from the coding sequence ATGAAAAGAAATTTAGAACCCATAGAATACAAAGAAGATACTGAAACGCTGGCAATGTTTGCCAAAGCCTTAGCACACCCAACTCGTATTGCAATTTTAAAACATTTAGAAAATCAATCTTGTTGTTTTACTGGTGATTTGGTTGAAGTTTTTCCGTTGGCACAATCTACAATTTCTCAACATCTTAAAGAGTTAAAAAATGCTGGTCTTATTCAAGGAGAATTAAAACCACCCAAAATAAAGTATTGTATCAATCAAGAAAACTGGAAAATTGCAAAAAAATTATTTCAACAATTTTTCGATTGA
- a CDS encoding thioredoxin family protein has translation MSKVIKVLGTGCPKCQSMTNVVKDVVSENNIDATIEKVEDIMEIMEFNVMSTPALVIDDVIVIKGRIPSKEEVLALLN, from the coding sequence ATGAGTAAAGTAATTAAAGTTTTAGGTACAGGTTGTCCAAAATGTCAATCAATGACTAATGTTGTTAAAGATGTAGTTTCAGAAAATAACATTGATGCAACTATAGAAAAGGTAGAAGATATCATGGAAATTATGGAATTTAATGTAATGAGCACACCTGCTTTGGTAATTGATGATGTAATTGTAATAAAAGGAAGAATTCCCTCTAAAGAAGAAGTTTTGGCACTTTTAAACTAA
- a CDS encoding OsmC family protein encodes MNYHIKASSISNEDAVIHIKESNIDFGTTLKTAETLPNPAELFLGSFAACMLKNVERFSDMMKFTYSKATLNVNATRLENPPRMDDIIYNLTIYSNDKKLNTELLKKNIEKFGTIYNTVKLSCTISGAIKTIKNV; translated from the coding sequence ATGAATTATCATATCAAAGCGTCTTCAATCTCAAATGAAGATGCTGTTATTCATATAAAGGAATCAAATATAGATTTTGGCACTACTTTAAAAACTGCTGAAACCTTGCCAAATCCTGCTGAGTTATTCCTGGGTTCATTTGCTGCTTGTATGTTGAAAAATGTTGAACGTTTTTCTGATATGATGAAATTCACGTATTCAAAAGCCACACTTAACGTAAATGCTACACGTCTTGAAAATCCACCAAGAATGGATGATATCATTTATAATTTGACAATTTATAGCAACGATAAAAAGTTGAACACAGAATTGCTAAAAAAGAATATTGAAAAATTTGGTACTATCTACAATACTGTAAAATTATCTTGTACCATTTCTGGAGCTATTAAAACAATTAAAAATGTTTGA
- a CDS encoding permease, with the protein MFDWIQNIADWFVYDVLNLSKGQHLAEALNFFIYDTTKILILLFVIIFLMGIVNSYFPIDKVKNYLSRNKLYGLEYLIASLFGVVTPFCSCSSVPLFIGFVRGGIPLGVTFAFLITSPLVNEVAIGLFIGLFGVKTTIIYVVSGILLGTISGVILQKLKLETYLTPWVKEILANAQREQDAFIADKKSLKERLPIIWTEVKNILKGIIPYVIAGIAIGGLMHGYIPEGFFEQYMAKDNLFAVPIATILAVPMYSNASGILPVAQVLVAKGIPLGTAIAFMMGVVGLSLPEAMLLKKVMSLKLIGIFFGVVTLCIIISGYLFNIIL; encoded by the coding sequence ATGTTTGACTGGATACAAAATATAGCAGATTGGTTTGTCTATGATGTTTTAAATTTAAGCAAAGGACAGCATTTAGCAGAAGCACTCAACTTCTTTATTTACGACACCACAAAAATTTTAATACTACTTTTTGTGATTATCTTTTTAATGGGAATTGTAAATAGTTACTTCCCTATTGATAAGGTTAAAAATTATCTTTCGAGAAATAAATTATATGGTTTAGAATACCTTATCGCAAGTCTATTTGGTGTTGTTACTCCTTTCTGTTCTTGTTCTTCAGTGCCATTATTTATTGGTTTTGTAAGAGGAGGAATTCCATTGGGCGTTACTTTTGCTTTTTTAATTACGTCTCCCTTGGTTAATGAAGTTGCTATTGGACTTTTTATAGGCTTATTCGGAGTTAAAACCACCATTATTTATGTGGTTAGTGGTATTTTATTAGGAACCATTTCTGGCGTAATTCTTCAAAAACTAAAATTAGAAACTTATTTAACACCTTGGGTAAAAGAGATTCTTGCCAATGCACAAAGAGAACAAGATGCATTTATAGCTGATAAAAAATCATTAAAAGAACGTCTTCCAATAATTTGGACTGAAGTAAAGAATATTTTAAAAGGTATTATTCCTTATGTAATTGCTGGTATTGCAATTGGAGGATTAATGCATGGTTATATTCCTGAAGGATTTTTTGAACAATACATGGCAAAAGACAATTTATTTGCGGTACCAATTGCAACTATTTTAGCGGTACCAATGTATTCTAATGCATCAGGTATATTGCCTGTTGCTCAGGTTTTAGTCGCAAAAGGAATTCCATTAGGAACCGCAATTGCATTTATGATGGGAGTTGTTGGCTTATCATTACCAGAAGCAATGCTTTTAAAGAAAGTAATGAGCTTAAAATTGATTGGAATCTTTTTTGGAGTTGTAACACTTTGCATTATCATTTCAGGATATTTATTCAACATTATATTATAA
- a CDS encoding nitrophenyl compound nitroreductase subunit ArsF family protein, with protein MRKTIKFLSVFAITILLTACNGQPKKDNNASLDASISKIEVLDFHSTHRCMTCNAIEKNTKYTLDTYFSEELKADKITFQVINVDEKENEKIAEKFEASGTSLILNVIQKGKETQINLTDFAFMNGNDQEVFSKELKEKIDTELKAL; from the coding sequence ATGCGTAAAACAATCAAATTTTTATCAGTATTCGCTATTACGATATTGCTTACAGCTTGTAATGGACAACCTAAAAAAGATAACAATGCTTCTTTAGATGCATCTATTTCTAAAATTGAAGTTTTAGATTTTCATTCTACACATAGATGTATGACGTGTAATGCAATTGAAAAAAACACAAAATATACTTTAGATACTTATTTTTCAGAAGAATTAAAAGCGGATAAAATTACATTTCAAGTTATAAATGTAGATGAAAAGGAAAACGAAAAGATTGCTGAAAAATTTGAAGCTTCAGGAACATCACTTATCTTAAATGTGATCCAAAAAGGAAAGGAAACTCAGATAAACTTAACTGATTTTGCTTTTATGAACGGAAACGATCAAGAAGTATTTTCTAAAGAACTAAAAGAAAAAATTGACACGGAATTAAAGGCGCTCTAA
- a CDS encoding aromatic aminobenezylarsenical efflux permease ArsG family transporter yields the protein MDFLQSLLENYNFPILSAFILGLMTAVSPCPLATNITATAFISKNISSKKKVFLSGLLYSLGRGFSYTVIGLILYFGASKFHIARFFNQNGEKFLGPLLIIIGLIMLNIIKLNFLGESSFQEKLSEKFKDKGLLGSFLIGVVFALAFCPYSGALFFGILIPMTIASADGLYLPIIFAIGTGLPVILFTYLLAFTAGKIGVFYNSITKIEKVMRIVAGVVFILTGLYYVSIFMGILN from the coding sequence ATGGATTTTTTACAATCTCTTTTAGAGAATTATAATTTTCCAATACTATCCGCATTTATACTCGGACTAATGACAGCTGTTAGTCCTTGTCCTTTAGCAACCAACATTACTGCAACTGCTTTTATTTCTAAAAATATTTCTAGCAAAAAGAAAGTTTTTTTAAGTGGATTGCTATATTCTTTAGGTAGAGGATTTAGTTATACTGTAATTGGTTTGATTTTATATTTTGGTGCAAGTAAGTTTCATATTGCACGATTTTTTAATCAAAATGGAGAAAAATTCTTAGGTCCTTTATTAATTATAATCGGTTTGATAATGCTAAATATTATCAAACTTAACTTTCTAGGAGAATCTAGTTTTCAAGAAAAACTATCAGAAAAATTTAAAGACAAAGGCTTGTTAGGTTCTTTCTTAATAGGTGTTGTTTTTGCTTTGGCATTTTGCCCTTATAGTGGCGCTTTGTTTTTCGGAATCTTAATTCCGATGACAATTGCATCAGCAGACGGACTTTATTTACCAATCATATTCGCAATAGGAACAGGATTACCAGTAATTCTATTCACTTATTTATTAGCTTTTACAGCGGGGAAAATTGGTGTGTTTTATAATAGCATTACAAAAATTGAAAAGGTAATGCGAATCGTAGCAGGTGTTGTTTTTATATTGACAGGTTTGTACTATGTATCAATTTTTATGGGAATTCTAAATTAA
- a CDS encoding winged helix-turn-helix transcriptional regulator, with protein MKKSYCPIDTFINTIKGKRKGTIILHLYQGDKRYSELVRLMPDISERMMTKQLKELKEDGLIDREVFAEVPPRVEYSLTELGRNIRPVLKGMYKGGMLFEESLEE; from the coding sequence ATGAAAAAAAGTTATTGCCCTATTGATACTTTCATAAATACTATAAAAGGTAAGAGAAAAGGTACCATTATTTTACATTTATATCAAGGAGATAAAAGATATAGTGAGCTTGTAAGATTAATGCCAGATATTAGTGAACGCATGATGACCAAGCAATTGAAAGAGTTAAAAGAAGATGGTTTAATTGATAGAGAAGTATTTGCTGAAGTGCCACCTAGAGTTGAATATAGTTTAACGGAGTTAGGTAGAAATATTCGTCCTGTTTTAAAAGGAATGTATAAAGGAGGGATGCTTTTTGAAGAAAGTTTAGAAGAATAA
- a CDS encoding YhdH/YhfP family quinone oxidoreductase gives MNFKTTYKAFRVEEKDDNFTSSIKDMPFTSLEKGELRIKIKFSSLNYKDALSASGNKGVTRNYPHTPGIDVVGTIVASESSKFKVDENVIVTSYDLGMNTDGGFAQFVKVPEEWVVKLPENLSMKEAMTIGTAGLTAGISVLKLIASVKPEDGAIVVSGATGGVGSVSISILNKLGYKTVAITGKETETDFLKKLGADEIILRKDFEEVNKRPLLKPAFAGAIDTVGGVILDNIIKSVNQMGVVTCCGNVASPKLDLTVFPFILRGISLIGIDSQNLPMKTRELVWNKLSDEWKTDSLTETATEITLNELDEKIKLMLKGQLKGRTVVRIDS, from the coding sequence ATGAATTTTAAAACAACATATAAAGCATTTAGAGTAGAAGAAAAAGATGATAACTTTACTTCCTCAATTAAAGACATGCCTTTTACTTCTTTAGAAAAAGGAGAACTACGTATTAAGATAAAATTCAGTTCTTTAAACTACAAAGATGCATTATCTGCTAGCGGAAATAAAGGCGTAACAAGAAACTATCCTCATACACCAGGTATTGATGTTGTTGGAACCATTGTTGCATCTGAGTCTAGTAAATTTAAAGTAGATGAGAACGTTATTGTAACGAGTTACGATTTAGGAATGAATACAGATGGAGGATTTGCTCAGTTTGTTAAAGTACCTGAAGAATGGGTTGTAAAATTACCAGAAAATCTTTCTATGAAAGAAGCCATGACAATTGGTACTGCAGGATTAACTGCAGGTATTTCTGTTTTAAAATTAATAGCATCTGTAAAACCAGAAGATGGAGCAATTGTTGTTTCTGGCGCTACTGGAGGTGTAGGATCTGTAAGTATTTCTATTTTAAATAAATTAGGATATAAAACAGTTGCTATTACTGGTAAAGAAACTGAAACTGATTTTTTAAAGAAACTTGGCGCTGATGAAATTATTCTACGTAAAGATTTTGAAGAAGTAAATAAAAGACCGCTTTTAAAACCCGCTTTTGCAGGAGCAATTGATACTGTTGGAGGTGTAATTCTTGATAATATTATAAAATCTGTAAATCAGATGGGAGTTGTTACTTGCTGTGGTAATGTTGCTTCTCCTAAATTAGATTTAACTGTTTTTCCATTTATTTTAAGAGGAATTTCTTTAATTGGTATTGATTCTCAAAACTTACCAATGAAAACGAGAGAACTTGTTTGGAATAAATTATCTGACGAATGGAAAACGGATAGTTTAACTGAAACGGCTACTGAAATAACTTTAAACGAATTAGACGAAAAAATAAAGCTGATGCTTAAAGGACAATTAAAAGGAAGAACCGTTGTTAGAATTGATTCATAA